Below is a window of Acidobacteriota bacterium DNA.
GCGTGCCGTCCGGGTCTACGAGCAGGAATTTGCAGGCGAGGTAGCCACCAACGCCAAGGTCGTAGACCACGATTCTTCCAAAGCCTAGCGAGTATCCCGGCGCGGGCCAGCCCGAGATCGCATCGAAAGCGACTCGGGTATCGCGCCGCGACCAGACCCGGTTGTTGTGAGACAGAGTGAGGCTGGCGCCGATCCCGCGGCCACCCAGCCCGATGATCTGGACTGCCCACTTGAAGTTGCTGCCTTCGGGAAGCACCGTTCCCATCGCAGTTGATTCGACGGCCCGGTCGCGCGGTGAGCCGACAAGGTTACGCGGTTCGCTCCACAGTTCGGAATAGGCTAGATCGGTTGATGAAGACTGGGCGTAGGCGGTGGGCATCAGCTTATCGAGCAGCGAGCTAAGCAGCGATCCGGCTGACGCAACGCCAGACTGGGGGCCGCCCAACGCGCCGACTATGTTTCCGCTCGCGTCCAGACGCTTCTGATCGTTGCGCCAGTCATCATCGGACTGAACCGGCCGATGATTAGGCCTGATCAGCACGGCTGCTGTCGCTGAAGCAGACCCGGTTCTGCAAATTACACGAGCGAGCCCCGGCTGAAGAAACTTTGCTCGTCCAGCGTCGTCTATCTCCAACTTCTCGGGATTGGAAGACTCCCAGGTGAACTTAACGCCCTCGACGTTGCGATCAAGGAAGTCCGTCGGCAAAGCAGTAAACGTCACGCCCTCATCTTCGTACCCGACAAACTTGCCGGGGTTGATCCGAACATGAGCGACCGCCGAGGCGCGATCCGCCATCGTATCGCGGCGCGGCTTGCTGCGGGATTGAGAAAAGAGTCGTCTGAGAAAGAAGGCCTCGTAGCTGTTAACACCCCATCGCACGCTGAGCGCCTGTGAGGCAAAGCTGAAAATGTGTTGGGTAACGAGACCCGGACCCGGCCACAGAAGGAGGTTAAACGCGACCGCACAGCAAACGACTCTTCTTTGCAGCGCACGCCGGAACAACGCGGCGGACCATGCCTTGATGAAGCCAACAGAGGGCAGCGGAAAGAAAGCGTGAGAGGGGCGCATGTTGAACCTCCTTGCCTCGGGCGACGCACACTCGCCGGGAAGCCGCAGAGCGATCCCTGCTGGCTGCCGGTCGAAACGCCGAGATCATCGACAGCCAGCCTTTACCGACAACAAAGAATCATTCTGATTTGTGACTGCCTCTCGCCCAATTCGCCTATCGCCTACTTTGCATGACGCGAATCAAAGTCGGGACAATGCAATTCTCCAGAAATATCTTGCATTTGTTTAATGCCTGGCGTTTTGAGTCGCCTACCCGATCTTGCTCAACTTATTTTTGTACAGACGTGAAGCCATACTGTGATCGGGCGGATATTCGAAAGCGAACTCAAAAAAGCGAGTGATCGTCAGACAGGCCGCGTATATGCCCTCAGCACCATGCTCGATGGCGGCGATGATCGCCTCGATCAAGCACTGAATCGGCCGGCACCCTTCTTCGCTCTCAATTTGCTTTATGAGACGCACATTTGTTTCGCGGCGACTCTCTGTTTTGTCTTCGACGATAGCCTTGACTGCTTCGCCAATGACCAGTAACCACATCGCCGCAGCGTGAGCCTCACCGACTCGCAGGTTGAAAACCAACTCCTGGATTTCGCTTTCAGGGAGAACAAAACCCTTCGGATATTTCTCCCTCAGCGATTTACTACTTGCACTTCTGCGTGGTTCTTTCATACAGATGGCCGCCCTTTGCAGAGGACGTAATCAGGATAGACGAAGCCTCGAGCGCCCATGATGCGCTCACGGTTTTGCGACGGTCATGAAGCCGTCTATGATCAGCATTGATTTCATATCGCGAAGGGCCTACTATGCGGAAAAAAAGGAGACGGAACGCAACGCGATTAGGACCTCCTGGGCAGTCGGTCCTCGCCACGAAGCGTACCCTCTCTAGCCGCTAAAGGGGAAGCTTCAAACTTTGTCGCGCGCTCATGGCGCTGAGCGCGCGCCAGCTTATTCCGTCGAGCAGTTGACGACCTGCTTGAAACTCCGTTACTTCCTTCAATAGATTGTGTTCAAAGTAGCTCGTCTCAGCGATTAGTATCCCTTCATAAAAAAGACCCCTTCCAGTGAAGAATGTCTCATTCGGCAGAGCAAGATATAACACGAGCGGTGGCGGGTCAACGCAAGATGTCACATTTGTCACGATTTGTTTGGAATCCACTAATCGGGATATTGTCGCAGCAGGCAATGCTTGCAAACACGGTATGTCTTGTCGAAAGCGGCATTCTGTAGCCCGCGTCGAATAGTTCTTATTGACTAACTGTCGTCGCAACCAATCGCGGCTGAGGTGAGGTGTGCCACCTCATCGGGCGGCACTCTACTACAGTCGCGTACTCATTGCACCAAGAATTTCTGTTTCGGTCGTAATGTCTGAGTCAACGCCGATGAAGTCAAAGTGCAATGAGGGAGCGGGCATGGATTTTCGATTTTGAATCTTTCGATTTTGAATCTTCAACTCTTCGGGCGTAGAATCCAAATCCCGGAATCCAATTCGAGAATTTCAGGTCGATGGCAAAGATCGTTCTGGTATTGTTGCGCGCTGGCAAGCTGTGGCTTGCAACGCTCAATGTTTCCTTGAGCGCCGTGCTTGACCTTGACGGCAGCGGCGGCAGCGAAGACCGATCGGGCCCGGGCTAGGTGCGATGCAAGCCGCTGCAAGTGTCCGTCACAGAACAAGCTATCTGAGTTGGCTTTGCTCGCTGCATTTTTGTTACAATAAGCGGTCATCGCAGCGTTCTATAGTTCGGTGAGAGGCAAAACCCCGATAGTCGGAGCAAATGAATCAAGCTGTAAGCGCGCCTGGTCGGTGGTTTCGCGGGGTGTCAGCCCACCGATCAAGCTGTTAGCGTTTGGAAATGCTCAAGCGACTTAAGCAGCTAAGGAAAAGATCGAACCGAACTCAGCACTTCTAGGGAGCGTGCATTTCATCTATGAGCAAGCGTGTTTTTCGGGCAATCGCGGCACTCGTAGTCACAGTCCTCAGTTGGCCAATCAGTGGGCGAGTCGCCTTCTTTCAGCCGCTCGTCTCCGCAAGCCGCAATCAGAACGTAACGGTCGAGCAAGTTCTCATTCGCGGTAATCGCCGTATTCCAGAATCGACGGTCAAGATCTGGATCGGCACTCGCGAGGGCGATCCATACAACCCGGTTCAACTCGACCGGGACGTACGAGCGCTTTACGCCCAAGGCCACTTCGAAGATGTGAAGGTCTATTCGGAAGAAGGCACCCGCGGAGGCAAGGTCATAACCTTCGAGGTCAAGGAACGCCCTCTGCTTCTCGACATTAAGTACGAAGGGCTCAAGTCCGTCCAACAGTCGACTGTGCTCGAGGAGTTTCGCAAGCGCTCGGTTGGGCTTTCGAAAGAATCGCAGTACGACGCGGTCAAAGCCAAGCGAGCAGCCGCGGTAATCAAGGAACTCCTCGCGAACGAAGGCCGCCCCGAAGCGAAGGTCGAGCCGATTGCCGAGGAGATATCCAAGACCGCAGTCGCCCTGACTTTCAAGGTCGAAGAAGGACCGCGCTTCCGCGTCGCCGCCGTGGAGTTCGAAGGCAACAAGGTTTTCTCCAGTTCCCACCTGCGAAGCCAAATGAAGCTGGTGAAGCAACTCGGCATCTTCACCACCTTCAGTTCGAAGGACATCTATCACAAGGAGAAACTGGAAACCGATCTCGATCGGCTTCGAGTGCTGGTCTACGCGGACCAAGGCTACTTGAAGGCGCGCTTCGGTGAGCCTCGCGTCGAAGAAGTCGGCAAGGTCGGCACTTGGATCCCGCTGTTTGGTCATAAGGGACAGGGGTTGAAGATTGTCATCCCCATTGACGAGGGCCGCCAGTACCGAGCGGGCGAGATCAAGGTCGAGGACAATACGGAATTAACCGCCGACGAAATCAAGTCGGTCATAGGATTGAAGCCCGGCGACGTGGTTAAGGGCTACACCGTCGTGCAGAAGGGGCTCGACAACCTTAAGAAGGTCTACGGCTCTCGCGGCTACATACAGTTCAACTCCGGATTCGTGCCCGACTTCAAGGACGATCCGGCCGACATCGCCAAGGGAATCGTTGATATAACCTTCAGTGTGGAAGAAGGCAAACAGTACACGCTTCGAAGGCTCGAGTTTATAGGCAATACATTCACACGTGACAACGTAATGCGCCGTGAGGTGCTGTTGAACGAAGGCGAGCGGTACAACGAATCGATGTGGGACTTGAGCATACTGCGGCTGAACCAGCTCGGTTACTTCGACCAGGTAAAGAAGGAAGACGCGACGATCAACACCAACGAGAAGGAAGGCCAGGTTGACCTTACGCTAAAGGTACAGGAGAAAGGCCGCCAGCAGATCAGCTTCACCGGCGGTGTGTCGGGCATCGGCGGCTCTTACATCGGGATAAACTACTCGACCAACAATCTGCTCGGCTACGGCGAAGCGCTGTCGTTCAACGTGGCGACAGGGAACCTCCAGAAGATAGTCTCATTCGGTTTCACCGAGCCCTATATCAAGGGTCGGCCGATTAGTTTGGGGTTCAACCTCTTCTATCAGAACTATCAATTCATCGGGCAAGGCTTTGGCGCTGTAAACAATCAGAACTTTTTTGGGACCTTCGACGGCACTTCGCTGTTCACCCAGAAGACGGCCGGAGCTTCCGTCACCGCAAGCGCGCCGCTTAGCTATTTTGCCAAGCGGTTCCGAATGGGCAGGTTCATCAGGCTCGGTCTTTCTTATTCCTTCCAGACCACCGACATCGTTGACCCCGCGGTGAACAGAGACAGCGATCAGACCAACAACATCCTGGTGACATTTCGCCAAAGCGGGGTGACGCAGTCGACGATAGCCCCATCCATCTCGTACAACACGCTGAACTCCTCGTTGGATCCTACCAGGGGTACTTCCATAACGTTGGTGGCGGCTCTTACGGGCGGACCTCTCGGCGGCAAGGTGAACACCATCGCGCCCACCTTCGAGTACAAGTATTTCCGGCCGTTGTTCGCGGGCCGCGAAGCGCGCGCGCGAATCGAGGCGGGGAAGCCCACTCGCACTTTCGGTGTGCGCGTCTTGTTCGCACACATAGGCTCGTTCGGCACGCCGTTCCAATCGAACTCGCTGTCGTTCGTAGGGGGCACGCCGCTGTTCTCACGCTTCTTCCTCGGCGGCGAGCAAGACATACGAGGCTATAACATTCGGGGCATCGCACCTACTGCCCCGGTTCAAACGACGGTCACCACTCGCAACATACAAGCGGTCGATGGCTTCACTGGCCAGCGCCTCAAGGTGAAGAGGCCGGCGCAGTCAAACGGGAACTCCATCGCGCCCGGTGTGTTGGAACAATTTATCTTTGAAAACCGGGTCGACAACTCGGTGCCTAACTTTCCCGCTTTCATCGGCGGAGACACACAAATGCTGATCAACGTCGAGTATCGCATACCGATAATCGGCCCGCTTCAGTTCGCGCCCTTCTTCGATATAGGCTCGGCGTTCAACCTCCGGAATCTGTCGGATCAATTCGAGCGATCAGAGTTCCTACCCGCTCAGACGCTGGCTCTGGAAACCTTAAATCCGCGGGGCGAGATAGCAACACAGCGCCAGATTAGAAGGGCGACGCCGCCAGAGAGCCAGGGCG
It encodes the following:
- the bamA gene encoding outer membrane protein assembly factor BamA; this encodes MSKRVFRAIAALVVTVLSWPISGRVAFFQPLVSASRNQNVTVEQVLIRGNRRIPESTVKIWIGTREGDPYNPVQLDRDVRALYAQGHFEDVKVYSEEGTRGGKVITFEVKERPLLLDIKYEGLKSVQQSTVLEEFRKRSVGLSKESQYDAVKAKRAAAVIKELLANEGRPEAKVEPIAEEISKTAVALTFKVEEGPRFRVAAVEFEGNKVFSSSHLRSQMKLVKQLGIFTTFSSKDIYHKEKLETDLDRLRVLVYADQGYLKARFGEPRVEEVGKVGTWIPLFGHKGQGLKIVIPIDEGRQYRAGEIKVEDNTELTADEIKSVIGLKPGDVVKGYTVVQKGLDNLKKVYGSRGYIQFNSGFVPDFKDDPADIAKGIVDITFSVEEGKQYTLRRLEFIGNTFTRDNVMRREVLLNEGERYNESMWDLSILRLNQLGYFDQVKKEDATINTNEKEGQVDLTLKVQEKGRQQISFTGGVSGIGGSYIGINYSTNNLLGYGEALSFNVATGNLQKIVSFGFTEPYIKGRPISLGFNLFYQNYQFIGQGFGAVNNQNFFGTFDGTSLFTQKTAGASVTASAPLSYFAKRFRMGRFIRLGLSYSFQTTDIVDPAVNRDSDQTNNILVTFRQSGVTQSTIAPSISYNTLNSSLDPTRGTSITLVAALTGGPLGGKVNTIAPTFEYKYFRPLFAGREARARIEAGKPTRTFGVRVLFAHIGSFGTPFQSNSLSFVGGTPLFSRFFLGGEQDIRGYNIRGIAPTAPVQTTVTTRNIQAVDGFTGQRLKVKRPAQSNGNSIAPGVLEQFIFENRVDNSVPNFPAFIGGDTQMLINVEYRIPIIGPLQFAPFFDIGSAFNLRNLSDQFERSEFLPAQTLALETLNPRGEIATQRQIRRATPPESQGGLPPGFRTVFIQGDKQVSRNVQLSNSAHGIFDNYRYSMGGELRVQVPVINVPFRLIFAWNPNARTATEVNPFFFEQKRAIRFSVGRTF